TTTGACGACTGCACAGAAAAATGCGAATAAAAAATTTATTGGATGGTATTACGTTAAAAACGTTAATGGCAGGCAGGAAAAAAAATATATTACAAAAGACTCCAAAGTAACTTTTTTGGTTACCCTGAAGGCAGATATCAGCAGACCTACATATAAAGTGACCTATAATCTTAATTACAAGAGGAATAATAGAGTAGTTAAAGGATATGAGAATGTGCTGTATAACCAGACACTGGGAGAACTGGGAGCCGGAAGTATATACAACAGGTGTAGGAAGAGAACAGGATATCTGTTTGGTGGCTGGTATTACAAGAGTGGCAACAGGTGGATAAAGGTAGGAAACAATACACGTATAGAGGGCAGTGTTACACTTACTGCAAAATGGATCAAGCCAGCAGTTGTGAAAAAAGCGACAAAGATCGATAATAAGAAAAAGATCATGATTGTGTCATGGAAGGAAGATACAAGTTTTATCGGATACCAGTATAAGGCAGCACTATCAGAGCGTGGTCTTAAGGGTGCTAGTATATATACGGTAAATAAAAAGTCAGGGAAAAAACTTGGAAATTGGTTGCAAGTGTCAACTAGTCAGAAATTTGTAGTTGTACAGGTACGGGCTATATATAAAGATTCAAATGGAAAAAAGGCATATTCTGCGTGGGCAACATTTCGTGACGTGGGATGTACCAGGGTGTCAGCGACATTTGACCCTAATGGTGGAAAGATAGGTGGCACACGGGAGGCAAGAAAAGTCACTTTTATAAAGACCAAACCGCTTATAACCAGTTCCAATTTTCTAACTGGTAAGTTATATACACCGACAAGAAAAGGATATACATTTAAGGGCTGGTATTATATAAAGGGCGGCAGATGGACAAAGGCGACAATAAATACCAGTCTTGCACCAAATACCAGAGTATGTGCAAAGTGGCAGAAAAACAAATAGCATACAGGAGACAAAGATAATGAATCAGCAGATACAGCAGCTTATAATCGAAATAAAGAAAGCAATAAAGGGTAAAGATGAGGTCATATGTAAGGTGATAATGGTAATACTTGCATCTGGACATATATTACTGGAGGATAATCCAGGACTTGGCAAGACGACACTTGCCAAATCACTTGCCAAGGCGATGTGCCTTGGCGAGGATCGTATCCAGTTTACCCCGGATACAATGCCGAGTGATATAGTTGGATATTCCATACTTAACAAGGAGACAAATAAAATGCAGTTCACCAAAGGTCCTGTATTTACGAACCTTCTTCTTGCCGATGAGATCAACAGAACATCAAGCAAGACACAGGCGGCTCTTCTTGAGGCTATGGCGGAGGGCACGGTTACAGCGGAGGGAAACACATACAAGCTCCCTAATCCGTTTATCACCATCGCAACGCAGAATCCTATCACGTCAGGCGGTACACAGGCACTACCTGACTCACAGCTTGACAGATTTATGGTAAAACTTAGCATGGGATATCCAGATGTACAGAGTCAGATGGCAATGATACTCGAGGATCACGGAGGTAATCCTATAGATCAGATAGTTCCTGTTATGAATCTGGAACAGCTTGTGGCCATGAGAACACAGGTTGCGCAGACATATATATCACAGGAGGTTGCTGAGTACATATCTCTTCTTGTAGATGCAACAAGACATCACGATAAGATTGAGTGCGGAATAAGTCCAAGAGGAACAAAAGCATTTGCCAATCTTGCAAAGGCGTGTGCATATATGAACGGAAGAAATTATGTCATCCCAAATGATGTGTCTGCCGTTATATATGATGTGTTCATGCACAGGCTGGTACTTACACCATCTGCCCGAAGAGAGAAAAATGCGGCAGAGAATATAGTTAAGGGCATTGTAGGACAGATAAAACCTCCTGCAGTAAACGGAGCGAGAAAATAGGTCTTATGTGAGGAGAATATGTGATGAGAAAGAAAATATATGGAATCCTTGTGGCGGGACTCATACTTTCGATGGCAGCGACCGGATGTACGAGACAGAAGTCAAAATTCACAATGAGAGATAATCAAAATACGGAAGAGCGAATGAACGACCAGAAGTTTGCGGATATGGCAGACAAAGATGCCGAGGATTCAGAGGAAGATTCAGGCGATAAGACTGAGGAGGAGACAACGGAAGCTACGACGGAGGCGACAACTCAGGCTACGACGGAGGCTACAACGGAGGCAACCACTGAGGCTACTACAGAGGCAACCACTGAGGCTCAGACTGAGGCTCAAACAGAGCAGCCATCTACGGAGCAGCAGGTCGATCCGTCTGATATCACAGTTGGTGAAGAACCAGACGATAGCAGTGATGATCCGGGAGCCGGAATAACGGTTGGCGACGGAGATGGTGATGACGGTGGTTCAGGCTCCGGTGGCAAAGGAACCGGCGGTAATGGCGGATCGGGCTCCGGTGGAAGCGGTGGCAAAGGCGGTAAAGGCACCGGAATCGGCGGCGATGATGACGAGCCGGGACAGGTCGACATTATAAGTATAGATGAAGTGGAGTAACTTATGGGAAATGAGATCTCAATAGACATAAGCGGAATCAAAGCTTCTTCTAGGAATACGTGGATACTCAGGGGATTTATAACATTCTGTGCAGTATTAAGTCTGGTGATGGGTATCTCTTCCGGGTTCAAGCTTGGCACAGGCGTAACTGCGGTTTTGCCCGGTGCACTTATAGGCGGCTTTTTGTTCCAGTTTTTGCTTAGAAAAAAGAAATCTGCGATCATCGGCTATGTGGCATTTCTGGTGGCTGCTACAGCGGCTGGTATTGCAATGATGAATCAGGTCGGGAATGGATTTGCAAAGCTTGCAAACGATGTTCTGACGACAGTAAATAAAAATATGGCTATGGCCAATCTGATGTTTGTTGTGGATGAGAGTACTGCAAAAACTGATGAGCTGATAACTATGATACTGCTCTCATTTGTCTCTGCTGCGGTTATGGCACTCATTATCCGGGCAAGACTCAATCTGCTTGCATCAGTGCTGGTATTTTTGGCAGTCACACTGCCGATGATATACAAGGGTGACGGTAGTGCTGTATGGCTTATGCTTGGGCTTGTCAGCGTGGTACTCATAATGTATGTAGGCAATGTCCACGGCAACATCACAGCGGATATGTATGTCCATCTTGGAATATGTATGGCGGTGATAGCGGGACTGACCATGGCAGTATATATGTTTATGGCATACAGTCCGCTTCAGGTAGTTGATGACATCAAGACCAATATGCAGTATCACGGCGAGAATGTCATATACGGTAAAAGCGATTATCCTGAGGGAAAGTTTTCCAGATATGATGACACTATCATAACCGGAGAGGAGAGATTGCAGATCAGGATGTCCCAGCCAAAACAGATGTATATGAGAGGCTTTGTTGGCTCAAAGTACACAGAGGATGGATGGGAGGACAGTGATCTCAAGATATATGGCGGTGATTATGAGGGAGTATTTGAGTGGTTTTCAAGTAATGACTATTCGCCGCTGGCAAATCTGTCAGCATATGTTACACAGTCAGCGGAAAATGGCGGTGAGGCTGCTGATAACAGTATCTATGTGGAGATATCCAACATCTCAGCAAGGAGAAAGTATCAGTATGTACCGGAGTGTGTGACATACAGTTCTTTGGAAAATCTGTATGCACCGAAGAACGATGTGAATTTCAGATCCCAGGGACTTGGCCGAGAGACGGATTATTTCTTTGATATGGTGGATGTCATAAATAATGATTACAAAGCTATATATGGAGAAAAGTGGTATCAGGATCAGACCGGTGACAAGATATTCCATGACAGCGAGAATGTATATGGTACATTTGCAAGAAAATATTACGAGGATATTCCGGATGACATGAGGGAATATTTTGACAGCCATGTGCCGAATGCGGGGCAGAAGATGAATCCGTTTGATGCCATAAAAGTTGTCCGTGATTATATGGCAGGTCAAATGTCATACAGAAATGACGCGGATGAGTATACAGGTGATGAGGATTTTGTCATCGAGATGCTGGATGGGCATAAAGCAGGATATTCAGCGCATTTTGCCACGGTGGCAACCATGCTTTTCAGATACTACGGTATTCCGGCAAGGTATGTCGAAGGCTATCTGGTAAATCCTGTTGCAGGATCAGATGTAATATCCGTTACGGATGAAGATTCCCATGCATGGGTAGAGATATATGCGGGAGGTCTGGGATTTATCCCGATAGAGGTAACGCCAGGATATTACTCTGAGGACGATGATACAGGAAAGGGCAACACAGACAGTGGAACAACACCTCAGACGATACCGCCAGAACCGGAAGATCAGCAGGAAGATAACGGCGGTGGTGGAGGCTCCATGGAGACTGTTCTGCTTATAGGATATATCATACTTGGACTGATAGCATTGTTTATAGTAGTTCTCATAATCAGAAGAATAGTATGTGCGATAGTGAGAAGAAAGAGAATGAATGATCCAGACAACGAAAAGTCCATTGCGGCATCTGGTGATTATATGGCTGCCCTGATGGCTTACCAGAAGAAGAAACTGGAGGACAACATAAGTCCGCAGCTGCTTGATCTGCTTCGGAGATACAAGTTCAGCAGATATATTCCAACGGCGGATGATGCAAAGTTTGTAAGGGAGTCAGCTTTGGAGATGAAGAAAAATGTAGTTCACGAGGAGAATATACTGAGCAGGATCAAAATGGGATTCTGGAATGCAATTAGGTAGGAGAGGTATAAATATGAAAGCAAAAATTGAATATGCCATAATAGTTATACTGCTCCTGCTAGTGTATATATGGACCAATAACCTGTATACCCTGTGGATCGCAGCTGCGGTTATCGGAGCTTGGATCATAGCTGCAGTTATCAATCTGTTCGTGGCAAAAAAGGTAAAGATAAGTTTTACAATATTGAATGAACTGTCGGAGGACAGACAGCTCCAGCTGTGTGTAGAGAACAGCTCCATATTCCCGGCATCCCATGTCAGAGTTGTATTTGGCTGTCAGAATGTGGTATTTGCCTCGGATTGCAATGCCACAGTGGACTGCTCTGTTGGCGGAAAGAAGACAAGCACATATGAGGTTCCTATAGGAAGCAAATATTGCGGAAGAATCAATATAGACATATTTGGCATAAAAGTTTATGATTGGCTTGGTATAACTGCAAAGAAACTCAGACCCCATGGCGACTGTTATTTTTATCAGTACCCGGATGAGTCGGATGAGGTGCTTCAGGAGTTCGAGGGAAATAAGTCGAGTGACAGTGATGTGAATTATAAGCATGTCAAAGGAAATGATGTGTCGGAGATACTTCAGATACGAAAGTATGTGGTGGGTGACAGCATCAAGCAGATCCACTGGAAGATGTCTGCAAAGTTCGATGACATAATGGTGAAAGAATTTGACAGGCCAAATGATATGTCAACAATGCTTGCATTTGATTATGCTTCGTCAAATGACAAGGAGGAGAACAAGAAGATTATAGAGGCTGTGGCGACCATCAGTAAGGAGCTTCAGCAGAGTGCCACAGGCCATACGGTATACAGAATGGATACGGCAAAGACAAAGGTTGTTCACCGAGATGTCTTCGAGTACACGGAGTACGATGTAATGCTTCAGGAGCTGTTGGGTACAGTGGCGAATGGTGGAGAATACAGTGTTGTTGATCATATTATAAGACACAACACCATAGAACGCTTTGCAAAGGTTATATATATTACGAGTGCAAGGGACAGGAGCAGAGCGGCAGAACTTGACAGTCAGGAGAAATGTCTGGTCATAGCAGTATGATATGGGATATAGTCTATTGTCAATTCCAGGGATTGTATGTATAATCTTAGTTGCATTATATGTTCTGATGATACTTATGTGCACAGCTTTGTACAGCTCACTTGCAAAGCGTATGAAGAAGAAATATTAGTATGCAATGGAGAATGCAGACATGATACAGGATATAGAACCACAGAGGTTTAATAATCAATATAGTAACAGGAGAGAACCAGAGGATCACGATATGGTTCTCTCTTTTTCTGAAAAAATGATATTGGCAAAGGTGATGGTCGATGAGAACCGGCTGGTGTTTATGACGTACGGAGAACTGAAGAAAATAACTGGATGCGATAGGGAAATAGGGAATCTGGTTTATCTCTTTTCAATAGATGATACCGCATATTTTCTGTGGAATGGAGATAACCGACTGACAGCGCCGGGATATGATTACCGAAGCATGTATAAGACAAGGGCTTGCCATCCGAAGACTGCGGTTCTTGCGGCGGCGACAGGCTGGCATCTGTCGCTTTGGTACAGGACCAACAGGTTCTGTGGTGCCTGTGGAGAGAGAACTGTTCATGATGAGAAAGAGAGGATGCTCAGATGTCCGTCCTGTGGCAGGCTGATATTTCCTGTCATAGCTCCTGCTGTCATAGTGGGCGTGATCGACGGCGACAGGATCATACTTACCACATATGCGGGCAGGGAGTACAAGAGATATGCCCTGATAGCGGGATTTACCGAGATAGGGGAGAGCGCTGAGCAGACCGTCAGACGGGAGGTCATGGAGGAGGTCGGCATCAGCGTTAAGAATATCACTTATTACAAGTCACAGCCATGGGGCTATGACAGCAATCTTCTCATGGGTTATTTCTGTCAGGCAGACATACCGGAGGGCGGTGACGGGCATCTGACCATAGACAGACAGGAGCTTGCAACCGGAGAGTGGGTGAACCGTGATGATATTCCAGACTATCCGGAGCACCTGAGTCTCACACATGAGATGATGGTATACTTTAAAGAGCACGGACAGGAAGTGTTTAAGTGACAAGTAGAGCTAAGATGTAATATCCATTGAATATACGGACTGGTGGTCATTGTCGTTTTCAAGTTACACACGGAGTTAAGATCGCTGTTTATTGCAGGACTCACTACAAATACCCTACGGACAGAAAAAAGATTATTTAAGTTTTAAACGGTTGTGTAAATGTATGGAGTTATTGTATTATAGACAAATCGAGGATATGGATACTTGAGAAAAATATGGGAGAATGTTTCTTTATATAATAAGACATTAAAAATGGGCTTATATCGAGAAAAAAGGGTAAATGGAATATGAAAAAGACAGGAATTGTGATATGTGTGCTTGCGGCACTGGTGGGACTTGCGGGATGTTCATCAGTGGTAAGCAGTGATAAAACAGATAGAACCAAATCGGGCATAGAGAGTCAAGGAAAGTTCAAGGTCAATACACCGGATGAGGAGTGGTTCAAGGAGACTGCCCTAGATGTGGCGGCTTCGGTGAACGAACTTGCAAATGATGAAGCTTATATAAAGATAATGGGCGGAAGTGACGAGGTTGCTGAAGCCGCAAGTGACTGGGGTGATAATATAGCCGACACAAGTGGCAAGATTGCAGTTGTGATAATCTCGGATAAAGCAGCAGAATTCATTATGGGGCAGACTGATGGTGAAACGTCCCTATCCGATACGGCCAGAGACCGTGTTGAAAAAAATGCGTGCTTGGCATTTGGAAATTATGTGACCGCCAGCGCTGGGGGAGCGAGTGCATTGGCGGCCTCATCAATACTTAGGTATGATCAGGCGTATGTAGTAAGTGAACCGGTGCTGGATCAGGTGTGGGTGATCCCAGCTGGGGAGGAATGTGCACTGTGGATAGCCTATAGTAACTGTGGTGACGGAATAGTGAGCGTCAGTGGAAGTTACATGGCACTCCCTGATGGTCAGACTGTGGAGGAGGCTGCGGATTCACTGTTCAGCACGTGGGGGTTAGAAGTAGAGGTGCACGAGTGGTAAAGTCACTTTGATATATGTGTTTTAAATAAACGGCGGAGACAATGACTCCGCCGTTTATTTTGTTTATATTCCGGAGTGCTCCGGCATTTGCAAGAAAATAAAATATGATAAAAATAATAAGCAGCAATACGGAGTTGACTTTTAAGTTTACTTATATACAATAGAAATGTGTATTTTTAGGCTGAAAATTTATATAAAGGGAGATTTATCAAAGAAAGAGCGGAATAATGCAGCATTAATAAGTGCAAAATATTGGAAGATCAGCAGTTTTAAGGGAATTAAGTATTTCCCTAATCTTAAGTATCTTGATTGTGGACACAATAATCTCACATCACTAGATCTTTCGGGAAACAAGAAACTGGAAAAACTCAACTGTGATTATAATAAGCTTACATCACTTGACTTGTCAAAGAATACGAAGCTGAAGGAGCTCTTATGATGTACATGGTATATGGACGGCGATAATAAAGGGCGATAAGCCCTTTATTTCGTGTTATACGCGATTGTTGTATGGTGGTGGTAATAGCGAAGAGAAAGATCTTTCGCCAAGTCACATAAGGAGGAAAATAAAATGAAACTGAAAAAGATAAAAAGATTGGCTGCAGCGGGGGCAGC
This sequence is a window from Coprococcus eutactus. Protein-coding genes within it:
- a CDS encoding AAA family ATPase yields the protein MNQQIQQLIIEIKKAIKGKDEVICKVIMVILASGHILLEDNPGLGKTTLAKSLAKAMCLGEDRIQFTPDTMPSDIVGYSILNKETNKMQFTKGPVFTNLLLADEINRTSSKTQAALLEAMAEGTVTAEGNTYKLPNPFITIATQNPITSGGTQALPDSQLDRFMVKLSMGYPDVQSQMAMILEDHGGNPIDQIVPVMNLEQLVAMRTQVAQTYISQEVAEYISLLVDATRHHDKIECGISPRGTKAFANLAKACAYMNGRNYVIPNDVSAVIYDVFMHRLVLTPSARREKNAAENIVKGIVGQIKPPAVNGARK
- a CDS encoding transglutaminase-like domain-containing protein, whose product is MGNEISIDISGIKASSRNTWILRGFITFCAVLSLVMGISSGFKLGTGVTAVLPGALIGGFLFQFLLRKKKSAIIGYVAFLVAATAAGIAMMNQVGNGFAKLANDVLTTVNKNMAMANLMFVVDESTAKTDELITMILLSFVSAAVMALIIRARLNLLASVLVFLAVTLPMIYKGDGSAVWLMLGLVSVVLIMYVGNVHGNITADMYVHLGICMAVIAGLTMAVYMFMAYSPLQVVDDIKTNMQYHGENVIYGKSDYPEGKFSRYDDTIITGEERLQIRMSQPKQMYMRGFVGSKYTEDGWEDSDLKIYGGDYEGVFEWFSSNDYSPLANLSAYVTQSAENGGEAADNSIYVEISNISARRKYQYVPECVTYSSLENLYAPKNDVNFRSQGLGRETDYFFDMVDVINNDYKAIYGEKWYQDQTGDKIFHDSENVYGTFARKYYEDIPDDMREYFDSHVPNAGQKMNPFDAIKVVRDYMAGQMSYRNDADEYTGDEDFVIEMLDGHKAGYSAHFATVATMLFRYYGIPARYVEGYLVNPVAGSDVISVTDEDSHAWVEIYAGGLGFIPIEVTPGYYSEDDDTGKGNTDSGTTPQTIPPEPEDQQEDNGGGGGSMETVLLIGYIILGLIALFIVVLIIRRIVCAIVRRKRMNDPDNEKSIAASGDYMAALMAYQKKKLEDNISPQLLDLLRRYKFSRYIPTADDAKFVRESALEMKKNVVHEENILSRIKMGFWNAIR
- a CDS encoding DUF58 domain-containing protein produces the protein MKAKIEYAIIVILLLLVYIWTNNLYTLWIAAAVIGAWIIAAVINLFVAKKVKISFTILNELSEDRQLQLCVENSSIFPASHVRVVFGCQNVVFASDCNATVDCSVGGKKTSTYEVPIGSKYCGRINIDIFGIKVYDWLGITAKKLRPHGDCYFYQYPDESDEVLQEFEGNKSSDSDVNYKHVKGNDVSEILQIRKYVVGDSIKQIHWKMSAKFDDIMVKEFDRPNDMSTMLAFDYASSNDKEENKKIIEAVATISKELQQSATGHTVYRMDTAKTKVVHRDVFEYTEYDVMLQELLGTVANGGEYSVVDHIIRHNTIERFAKVIYITSARDRSRAAELDSQEKCLVIAV
- the nudC gene encoding NAD(+) diphosphatase, which encodes MIQDIEPQRFNNQYSNRREPEDHDMVLSFSEKMILAKVMVDENRLVFMTYGELKKITGCDREIGNLVYLFSIDDTAYFLWNGDNRLTAPGYDYRSMYKTRACHPKTAVLAAATGWHLSLWYRTNRFCGACGERTVHDEKERMLRCPSCGRLIFPVIAPAVIVGVIDGDRIILTTYAGREYKRYALIAGFTEIGESAEQTVRREVMEEVGISVKNITYYKSQPWGYDSNLLMGYFCQADIPEGGDGHLTIDRQELATGEWVNRDDIPDYPEHLSLTHEMMVYFKEHGQEVFK
- a CDS encoding YgdI/YgdR family lipoprotein, whose amino-acid sequence is MKKTGIVICVLAALVGLAGCSSVVSSDKTDRTKSGIESQGKFKVNTPDEEWFKETALDVAASVNELANDEAYIKIMGGSDEVAEAASDWGDNIADTSGKIAVVIISDKAAEFIMGQTDGETSLSDTARDRVEKNACLAFGNYVTASAGGASALAASSILRYDQAYVVSEPVLDQVWVIPAGEECALWIAYSNCGDGIVSVSGSYMALPDGQTVEEAADSLFSTWGLEVEVHEW
- a CDS encoding leucine-rich repeat domain-containing protein codes for the protein MCIFRLKIYIKGDLSKKERNNAALISAKYWKISSFKGIKYFPNLKYLDCGHNNLTSLDLSGNKKLEKLNCDYNKLTSLDLSKNTKLKELL